AGAGCGATCGCCACTCGCCCTTGTCCGCCGCGCCGGCCTGCCTTTCGCGGTACTGGGGCGTCTGGCGGGCGAGCCAGATCAGGGCGGCGCCTATCAGCGGCACCAGTTGGGCCAGCTTCACCCCGCGGAACTGCGCGATCCTCGTCATGTAAGCGCTGTCGCTCAGCAGGCCGGCAATGAGCAGGCCGCCCACGGCCGTGATGGCGCACACCCCCAGGAAGCCCACCACCGCAAGCCACAGGCCCTCGCCGCGGCCGGCCTTCTCGCGGGCCAGCGTCCTCGCGCCCCAGCACACCGCGATCGTTGGGAAGACGATGGCGGACACCAGCGCTGCGAGCGAGCGGACCAGGCCGGTCGCAACCATCATGCCGGTGCTGCCACCCGCCAGGACTACCGCGGCAAGGCCCCAGAACCAGACCGGCCGCAGGCCGAAGAGCGCCTGCAGTACCCACAGCAGGCCTCCGCATACCCCCAGCCGCACCAGCGCCAGCAGCCAGGCGGGCGGGTTCAGGCTGGCAAGCGGCGCCGGATCGCCCGGCCGCAGGCCCTGCGCCCGCAGCTCGCCGACGATGGTCGCGAGGTAGTCCAGGTTCGGCCGCAGCGGCCCGTGCTCATCGCACGGGAACAGGCGAAGATACAGCAGCCGCACCTCCCGCTCCCGGGCCGCCCGTACGAAGCGATCCACCGCACGCGACAATGAGATCGTGCGCATCTCCTGATCCGTGATGCTGTGCACGCGCACTATCGAGTAATCCAGCTTGGACGCGAGGGCCGCATCTCCGTTCTGCGGGGCCAGCTCGATGAAGCCGAAGGTCAGGTTGTGCTGGCGCAGGGCGTCCGCGGTTGCACCCACCAGGCCGGGGAATCCCAGGATCTGGTCGCCGCTGAAGACCACAATCCGCGCGTCGGTGTCGGCAGCCATGGTGATGGCGGACTCGACCGCCTGCTGACTTCGCACCCCCTGCCAGAGCGGCCGGGCCACGATCTTCATGCCGACCGCTCGCGCCGCCACCAGCGCCTGGTGTGAATAGCCCACGCCGATCGCCGGATTCGCGGTCGCCGCGCTAGGCACACGCAGCCAGTTCTCGCCCTCCTTGCCTCCGGGCCGGGAGTAGTTCCCCGGGCAGGAGGCGCTCAGCGCCTGCGCCGCCTGTGCCAGTCGATACGAACTCTCCACCCACAGGCGCGTAGTGCGCTCCTCACCGAAGAGCGTCGCCTGCCCGCGGTCCATCAGGCCCTGCAGACTATCCTCGGTCAGCGCCAGATGCGTGGCGCCGGCCTGCCGGAGATCGTTCATCACGGTCTCCAGTGACCCGCCCGTCGCGGCGGCGAGCTGCTCGACTTCCAGGAAGTCCACCGCGATGCCCACCGTGGTGTTGGCGCGCTCGACGGCCATACGCTGGTTCAGCACCCAGACGGCCGCCAGCGCGCCGACGACCATGAGGGCATAGGTGAAGCTGCTCTGGGTGCGCGTCATCATGTCAAGCTCCCTTCGCGGGCGCATGCGTCAGTCCGGGGGTTAGGTTCGGCGAGCGGCAAGAGCCATCCTTCCGCGCCCCGCCACAGACAGGGGCGGCGCAGGCCGCGCCGCCCCTCGTCGTGATGAGCCATCGCTGCCTACATCGCGGGCTTGACCGGTCGGCCGCTTGCGGCGGACTCGTTGGCCGCCAGCGTCACCGCGCACGTGCGTAGCCCGTCCTCATAGGAGCACGGGATCAGAGACTGGTCACCGGCCCGGATGGCCGCCACGAACACCTGGTCAATGTTCGGGGTCTCGGCCGGCTCGCCGGCAAACTCGGGCACCTCGCCCGGCGAGGTCTTGATGGCCTGGGTGGACCACTCGACGATCCGG
Above is a genomic segment from Armatimonadota bacterium containing:
- a CDS encoding DUF5693 family protein, which translates into the protein MMTRTQSSFTYALMVVGALAAVWVLNQRMAVERANTTVGIAVDFLEVEQLAAATGGSLETVMNDLRQAGATHLALTEDSLQGLMDRGQATLFGEERTTRLWVESSYRLAQAAQALSASCPGNYSRPGGKEGENWLRVPSAATANPAIGVGYSHQALVAARAVGMKIVARPLWQGVRSQQAVESAITMAADTDARIVVFSGDQILGFPGLVGATADALRQHNLTFGFIELAPQNGDAALASKLDYSIVRVHSITDQEMRTISLSRAVDRFVRAAREREVRLLYLRLFPCDEHGPLRPNLDYLATIVGELRAQGLRPGDPAPLASLNPPAWLLALVRLGVCGGLLWVLQALFGLRPVWFWGLAAVVLAGGSTGMMVATGLVRSLAALVSAIVFPTIAVCWGARTLAREKAGRGEGLWLAVVGFLGVCAITAVGGLLIAGLLSDSAYMTRIAQFRGVKLAQLVPLIGAALIWLARQTPQYRERQAGAADKGEWRSL